The following proteins come from a genomic window of Rutidosis leptorrhynchoides isolate AG116_Rl617_1_P2 chromosome 10, CSIRO_AGI_Rlap_v1, whole genome shotgun sequence:
- the LOC139871687 gene encoding histone-lysine N-methyltransferase, H3 lysine-9 specific SUVH1-like codes for MEHTFGSDSIPSGPINKDTVLTVKPLRRLVPIFPVQPDSNASVPPTGPFSPGAAPFFPFYSSNGSQNKGTGPQSRPPYPIPSPVPISSFKSPVTASRRSTRLNTLVDEDDYSQSDDFEDSYDRDEVEYGSNGNMKKPATRRKTRHSGSVSGSDVDIDPLVTQLLKSFNLLEVDIPRQADSDKDYVDRVITVYNLLRRKIGQLDDIKSANPGSNRRPDLRAGTILMFKGARANLKKRIGGVPGVEIGDIFFFRMEMCLVGVHAPSMSGIDYMTNRVSGEEEPLAVSIVSSGGYDDDGDDGDVLIYSGQGGQSRVKQETDQQLVRGNLALEKSLHKGNEVRVIRGLKDVANGTGKVYVYDGLYKIHESWIDKSKSGCNVFKYKLVRVPGQPEAFTLWKSIQLWKDGVTVGPGVILPDLTSGSESLPVCLVNDVDDEKGPAYFTYTRSLNYTKPFSSISSSSNCVCSTGCQPSNNCACVQRNGGYMPYTSLGVLLTHNSLIHECGRSCGCPPNCRNRISQAGLKLHLEVFKTTDKGWGLRSWDPIRAGAFICEYAGVVVQENVMDFDDNYVFDATRSFEPIEPVPSEERVKFPFPLIISAKNEGNVGRFMNHSCEPNVYWQPIVRENVNESYLHVGFYAIKHIPPMQELTYNYGMVRADRRGPRKKTCMCGSSRCNGYFY; via the coding sequence ATGGAACATACATTTGGTTCTGATTCGATTCCTTCAGGTCCTATAAATAAGGATACGGTTTTAACCGTAAAGCCGTTGAGACGCCTTGTTCCGATTTTCCCAGTTCAGCCTGATTCTAATGCATCTGTACCTCCAACGGGTCCATTTTCGCCTGGTGCTGCCCCGTTTTTCCCTTTCTATTCGTCAAACGGGTCACAAAACAAAGGGACTGGTCCTCAATCAAGACCACCTTACCCGATCCCATCACCGGTTCCTATCAGTTCTTTCAAATCACCCGTTACAGCATCAAGAAGGAGCACCAGATTGAATACACTTGTGGATGAAGATGATTATAGTCAGAGTGATGATTTTGAGGACAGTTATGATAGGGACGAGGTGGAATATGGCAGTAATGGTAACATGAAGAAGCCTGCAACACGCAGAAAAACAAGGCATTCAGGTTCTGTTTCTGGGTCCGATGTTGACATTGACCCGTTGGTTACTCAGTTGTTGAAATCTTTTAATCTTCTAGAAGTTGATATTCCTCGTCAAGCTGATAGTGACAAGGACTATGTTGACCGTGTAATCACGGTTTATAATCTGCTAAGAAGAAAAATTGGTCAACTTGATGATATAAAGTCAGCAAATCCAGGGTCAAACCGACGCCCAGATTTAAGGGCGGGTACTATCTTAATGTTTAAAGGTGCGCGTGCTAATCTAAAAAAGAGGATTGGTGGGGTCCCCGGTGTTGAAATCGGTGACATTTTCTTTTTTCGTATGGAGATGTGTTTGGTCGGAGTTCATGCTCCGAGTATGTCGGGGATCGATTATATGACTAATCGGGTTTCGGGTGAGGAAGAACCGTTGGCGGTTAGTATCGTTTCGTCTGGCGGGTACGATGATGACGGTGATGATGGTGACGTGTTGATTTACAGCGGTCAAGGCGGTCAAAGTAGGGTTAAACAAGAGACGGATCAACAATTAGTTCGAGGTAACCTTGCGCTCGAAAAGAGCTTACATAAAGGAAACGAAGTACGAGTCATTCGGGGTTTGAAAGATGTTGCGAATGGTACCGGGAAGGTGTATGTATACGATGGTTTATACAAAATACACGAGTCGTGGATTGATAAATCTAAGTCGGGTTGTAATGTGTTTAAGTACAAATTGGTTCGAGTGCCAGGTCAGCCTGAAGCGTTTACGTTGTGGAAATCAATTCAGCTTTGGAAAGATGGCGTTACGGTTGGACCCGGGGTTATTTTACCGGATCTTACGTCTGGATCCGAATCTCTACCCGTTTGTCTTGTAAACGATGTGGATGATGAAAAGGGGCCCGCTTACTTTACATACACACGAAGTTTGAATTATACAAAGCCGTTTTCTTCTATTAGTTCATCTTCAAACTGTGTATGTTCAACTGGATGCCAACCTTCGAATAATTGCGCGTGTGTTCAACGAAACGGAGGCTATATGCCGTACACCTCGCTCGGTGTTCTTTTAACTCATAACTCATTGATTCACGAATGTGGTAGATCGTGCGGGTGCCCGCCCAATTGTAGGAACCGTATATCTCAAGCGGGTTTAAAACTTCATTTAGAGGTGTTTAAAACGACGGATAAGGGTTGGGGACTTAGGTCGTGGGACCCGATTCGAGCGGGAGCTTTTATATGTGAATATGCAGGTGTAGTGGTGCAAGAAAATGTAATGGATTTTGATGATAATTATGTATTTGATGCGACACGTTCGTTTGAGCCGATAGAGCCCGTGCCGAGTGAGGAACGTGTTAAGTTTCCGTTTCCTTTGATAATTAGTGCTAAAAATGAGGGAAATGTTGGTCGGTTTATGAACCATAGTTGCGAACCGAATGTGTATTGGCAACCGATTGTTCGTGAAAATGTAAATGAATCGTATCTTCATGTTGGGTTTTATGCGATTAAGCATATTCCTCCTATGCAGGAGTTAACTTATAACTATGGAATGGTACGAGCTGATAGACGTGGCCCCCGGAAGAAAACGTGTATGTGTGGATCGTCTCGGTGCAATGGGTATTTTTACTAG